The following coding sequences lie in one Mesorhizobium sp. DCY119 genomic window:
- a CDS encoding extensin family protein produces the protein MAQKTPSALAWARRFGSARLATTGGAVLLVAMVASCTTDSLMSMRPEVDVGTQTAAVAPRVRPSAPALAPVEPMLEPVEPNLAPAIAPVEPSFGAADTPIEPEPAEATMDSEVDEPAAATIQPSIEPEQVQPQIAAVIPPASVKPRGLQTLVPSNPMMVGYPRMDPPAARSTVMPADEVACRNDLKRLGVTFQNLAPIHEGSCGIDFPVKVSAIGSVQMKPAATLSCSMAATFSRWTRKELVPSARMRYWSGVKTIHQGSSYSCRRIAGTRTASEHSKGNALDVMRIELSNGKDIDVRKPGWFAFREKGFLNTVRADGCDYFTTVLGPGYNYDHRNHFHFDIKPRRNGYVACR, from the coding sequence ATGGCCCAAAAAACTCCTTCCGCGCTGGCGTGGGCGCGGCGGTTCGGCAGCGCGCGCTTGGCGACTACCGGCGGCGCGGTGCTGCTCGTGGCGATGGTCGCGTCCTGCACCACCGACAGCCTGATGTCGATGCGGCCGGAAGTCGATGTCGGCACGCAGACCGCCGCTGTCGCGCCACGGGTCAGGCCATCTGCCCCTGCCCTCGCCCCTGTCGAGCCGATGCTGGAGCCGGTCGAGCCAAACCTTGCACCGGCAATCGCACCAGTCGAGCCGTCGTTCGGGGCGGCTGATACGCCGATCGAGCCCGAACCCGCGGAAGCCACGATGGATTCGGAAGTCGATGAGCCGGCCGCGGCCACCATCCAGCCTTCCATCGAACCCGAGCAGGTACAGCCGCAAATCGCCGCCGTCATTCCGCCCGCCTCGGTCAAGCCGAGAGGCCTGCAGACGTTGGTGCCTTCCAATCCGATGATGGTCGGCTATCCGCGCATGGACCCGCCGGCGGCGCGGTCGACCGTCATGCCCGCCGACGAAGTCGCCTGCCGCAACGACCTCAAGCGCCTCGGCGTCACCTTCCAGAACCTCGCTCCCATCCACGAAGGCAGCTGCGGCATCGATTTCCCGGTAAAAGTTTCCGCCATCGGCAGCGTCCAGATGAAGCCGGCGGCGACGCTGAGCTGCAGCATGGCCGCGACCTTCTCGCGCTGGACCCGCAAGGAGCTCGTGCCGTCCGCCCGCATGCGCTACTGGTCGGGCGTGAAGACGATCCATCAGGGATCGAGCTATTCCTGCCGCCGCATCGCCGGCACCCGGACGGCATCAGAACATTCCAAAGGCAATGCGCTCGACGTGATGCGCATCGAACTCAGCAACGGCAAGGATATCGACGTGCGCAAGCCCGGCTGGTTCGCCTTCCGCGAAAAGGGTTTTCTCAACACCGTGCGCGCCGACGGCTGCGATTACTTCACCACCGTGCTCGGCCCCGGCTACAACTACGATCACCGCAACCATTTCCATTTCGACATCAAGCCGCGCAGGAACGGCTACGTCGCCTGCCGGTGA
- a CDS encoding extensin family protein yields the protein MKVSPRGNFLKILPLLAVSLLFITAADNKPPALPQEVPVPKVHEPPAGNIPPQKLGDTPVPEPRPHKKGDAEPDADKKTEPVTAPATAPLPTENPEQPDEKTPADKGESEKQEIPATAPVPTENPKEPDEVSKDQKPLPPAEAPKPDEAKPGEKPTTPEEKAKPGENPPEPEEKSEPKYLPDPRSNEPRADTMPAEELACRARIKDLGVEFEEHKPESDPAGCAMPWPITVKSLGKTIELAPDALMNCTLAEASARFAKDVISPAAKAAYGEELKSISQASAYVCRPRNGTKKLSEHAFGNALDIAQFTLSKDTKIDVEPAPDEKAAKFLAEIRKAACGPFKTVLGPGSDADHSLHFHFDLAPRKHGGTFCQ from the coding sequence ATGAAGGTTTCACCGCGCGGTAATTTCCTGAAAATCCTGCCCTTGCTGGCGGTATCGCTGCTTTTCATCACCGCCGCCGACAACAAGCCGCCTGCGCTGCCGCAGGAAGTGCCGGTGCCCAAGGTGCACGAGCCACCGGCTGGCAACATCCCGCCGCAAAAACTTGGCGACACGCCCGTGCCGGAACCACGCCCTCACAAGAAGGGCGACGCCGAGCCCGACGCAGACAAGAAGACCGAGCCGGTAACGGCCCCGGCAACCGCACCCTTGCCGACCGAGAACCCCGAACAGCCGGACGAAAAGACGCCTGCTGACAAGGGCGAGTCCGAAAAGCAGGAAATCCCGGCGACGGCCCCAGTCCCGACAGAAAATCCGAAGGAACCGGACGAGGTTTCCAAAGACCAGAAGCCGCTTCCACCCGCCGAAGCCCCCAAGCCGGACGAGGCCAAACCAGGCGAAAAACCAACCACGCCGGAGGAAAAGGCCAAGCCCGGCGAGAACCCGCCCGAACCTGAGGAAAAATCCGAACCGAAATACCTACCCGATCCGCGTTCAAACGAACCGCGCGCCGACACCATGCCGGCGGAAGAACTGGCCTGCCGCGCGCGTATCAAAGATCTCGGCGTCGAGTTCGAGGAACACAAGCCGGAGAGCGACCCCGCCGGCTGCGCCATGCCCTGGCCGATCACCGTCAAATCGCTCGGCAAGACGATCGAGCTCGCACCCGACGCGCTGATGAACTGCACCCTTGCGGAGGCCTCGGCCAGATTCGCCAAGGATGTCATCTCTCCCGCCGCCAAGGCCGCCTATGGCGAGGAGCTGAAATCCATCTCGCAAGCCTCCGCCTATGTCTGCCGCCCGCGCAATGGCACCAAGAAACTGTCGGAGCACGCCTTCGGCAACGCGCTCGACATCGCCCAGTTCACGCTTTCAAAAGACACGAAGATCGACGTCGAACCAGCACCCGACGAGAAGGCGGCAAAATTCCTTGCCGAAATCCGCAAGGCCGCCTGTGGCCCGTTCAAGACCGTGCTCGGCCCCGGCAGCGACGCCGACCATTCGCTGCATTTCCACTTCGACCTCGCCCCGCGCAAGCACGGCGGCACGTTTTGCCAGTGA
- a CDS encoding DUF3775 domain-containing protein has translation MQQRLDKEWELTIGPDTVRLFIEKANAISAAIKDDYADGNEHEVELDGDTRDNHHHDGLAEEKADNLMAEELSELINDLNVDEAAELIALMWIGRGDYDASEWAEALAEARQRGNKRTAKYLLGMPMLGDWLEEGLEAVGA, from the coding sequence GTGCAGCAACGGCTGGACAAAGAATGGGAACTGACGATCGGTCCCGACACCGTGCGCCTTTTCATTGAAAAGGCCAACGCCATCAGTGCGGCCATCAAGGACGACTATGCCGACGGCAACGAGCACGAGGTCGAGCTGGACGGGGACACCCGCGACAACCACCACCATGATGGGCTGGCCGAGGAAAAGGCCGACAACCTGATGGCCGAGGAACTCTCGGAGCTGATCAACGACCTCAATGTCGACGAAGCCGCCGAACTGATCGCGCTGATGTGGATAGGCCGCGGCGACTACGACGCATCGGAATGGGCCGAGGCGCTTGCCGAAGCGCGCCAGCGCGGCAACAAGCGCACCGCCAAATATCTGCTCGGCATGCCGATGCTCGGCGACTGGCTTGAGGAAGGCCTGGAGGCCGTCGGCGCGTAA
- a CDS encoding DMT family protein — protein MASLLSPKILPILMLVASNVFMTFAWYGHLKYKTSPIYIAVIASWMIAFFEYWFAVPANRIGSAVYSAAELKTIQEVVTLTVFAVFSVFYLKEALTINHVIGFALIAGGAAFIFKG, from the coding sequence ATGGCATCCCTGCTGTCGCCCAAGATCCTGCCGATCCTGATGCTCGTCGCCTCGAATGTCTTCATGACCTTCGCCTGGTACGGGCACCTGAAGTACAAGACTTCGCCGATCTACATCGCGGTGATCGCCAGCTGGATGATCGCCTTCTTCGAATACTGGTTCGCAGTGCCGGCCAACCGCATCGGCAGCGCGGTCTATTCGGCGGCCGAGCTGAAGACCATCCAGGAGGTGGTGACGCTGACGGTGTTCGCCGTGTTCTCGGTGTTTTACCTGAAGGAAGCGCTGACCATAAACCACGTCATCGGCTTCGCGCTGATTGCGGGAGGCGCGGCGTTCATTTTTAAAGGATGA
- a CDS encoding DMT family transporter, whose protein sequence is MTRIQANLLLLLAGAIWGMGFVAQSTAMEAIGPFLFTGLRFTMAALAILPFALRESGRATSPLTTRNWLSFVWIGLMLFGAIVFQQIGLLHTTVTNSGFLTGLYVVITPLFAVILFRNWPHPIVWPAAITAMAGIWFLSGGGATAFNTGDWLTVLAAGFCALQLIFIGRAAAPTGRPLTLAVTQSAVVAVLGLTIALVMEPIEWQAIRLALPEILYAGIFSGGLAFTLQIIGQRYTTASQAAIFLSSEAVFAGLFGALFLGERLPATGLLGCGLIFIAILAVEVLPPLFAKRAPAGTA, encoded by the coding sequence ATGACAAGAATTCAGGCCAATCTCCTTCTGCTGCTTGCCGGTGCCATCTGGGGCATGGGCTTTGTCGCCCAGTCGACGGCGATGGAGGCGATCGGGCCGTTCCTGTTCACCGGCCTGCGCTTCACGATGGCGGCGCTGGCGATCCTGCCCTTCGCGCTACGCGAATCCGGCCGCGCGACAAGCCCGCTGACCACGCGCAACTGGCTTTCCTTCGTCTGGATCGGCCTGATGCTTTTCGGCGCCATCGTCTTCCAGCAGATCGGGCTGCTCCACACCACCGTCACCAATTCCGGCTTCCTCACCGGGCTCTACGTGGTGATAACGCCACTGTTCGCGGTCATCCTGTTCCGCAACTGGCCGCACCCGATCGTCTGGCCAGCGGCGATTACGGCCATGGCGGGCATCTGGTTCCTGTCGGGCGGTGGCGCGACCGCGTTCAACACCGGCGACTGGCTGACCGTGCTTGCTGCCGGCTTCTGCGCGCTCCAGCTCATCTTCATCGGCCGCGCGGCTGCCCCCACCGGCCGGCCGCTCACGCTGGCTGTCACGCAATCCGCCGTCGTTGCCGTCCTCGGCCTGACGATCGCGCTGGTCATGGAGCCTATCGAATGGCAGGCGATACGCCTTGCTTTGCCTGAAATCCTCTATGCCGGCATCTTTTCCGGCGGCCTCGCCTTCACGCTCCAGATCATCGGCCAGCGCTACACGACGGCCTCGCAGGCCGCCATCTTCCTGTCGTCGGAAGCAGTTTTTGCCGGGCTGTTCGGCGCCCTGTTCCTGGGCGAGCGCCTGCCCGCCACCGGTCTTCTAGGCTGCGGCCTGATCTTCATCGCGATCCTCGCCGTCGAGGTTCTGCCGCCGCTGTTTGCAAAACGGGCACCAGCCGGAACCGCCTGA
- a CDS encoding DUF1176 domain-containing protein: MSHAGDNGGFSVRLISIVTVLFFCGLSAASADAYKEFKDFNVSCSVAMTCTIQTLAKTPKQPPVNAFSLLRKAGPDTPLDILVAAQDELSAGSDIRLSVDGKQVLILPVAKGVRDENTEYTFAGGADSLKLLEALRNASKLEIAYTAKGGPGTSSFSLSGLVAALIFTDEVQGRLKARDALQVKGDGTSPAAAVREIATVADIPEAIRDEFKGPDGTCSFSDDDGFDNIGGFDADVGDDAHFLALPCGDGGAYNQPYAFFASQSGSIDQMALPDMAPDGPTTTSQAWNIDWDQQKRILTAFFKGRGLGDCGGWNKWRLDNGGEGLVFALLEARSKDDCDGNYDNGPENWPATWPVGKK; encoded by the coding sequence ATGAGCCACGCGGGGGACAATGGGGGGTTCAGCGTGCGGCTGATTTCGATAGTGACGGTTCTGTTTTTCTGCGGGCTTTCGGCTGCGAGCGCCGATGCCTACAAGGAGTTCAAGGATTTTAACGTATCCTGTTCGGTGGCCATGACCTGCACGATCCAGACGCTGGCCAAGACGCCAAAGCAGCCGCCGGTCAACGCGTTTTCGCTACTGCGCAAGGCGGGACCGGACACGCCGCTCGATATTCTTGTCGCGGCGCAGGATGAATTGAGCGCCGGGTCGGACATCCGCTTGTCGGTGGACGGCAAGCAGGTGCTGATCTTGCCCGTCGCCAAGGGCGTTCGCGATGAGAACACGGAATACACATTTGCGGGCGGTGCGGATTCGCTGAAACTGCTGGAGGCCCTGCGCAACGCAAGCAAGCTCGAAATCGCCTACACGGCCAAGGGTGGGCCCGGCACATCATCCTTCTCGCTATCGGGGCTGGTTGCCGCACTGATTTTCACCGACGAGGTGCAGGGCCGGCTGAAAGCCAGGGACGCGCTGCAGGTGAAGGGCGACGGCACCAGCCCGGCGGCTGCCGTGCGGGAGATCGCCACTGTTGCCGATATTCCCGAGGCGATCCGCGATGAGTTCAAAGGGCCGGATGGCACCTGCAGTTTCTCGGACGATGACGGTTTCGACAATATCGGCGGCTTCGATGCCGATGTCGGCGACGACGCGCATTTTCTGGCGCTGCCCTGCGGCGACGGCGGTGCCTACAACCAGCCCTATGCCTTTTTCGCCAGCCAGTCCGGCAGCATCGACCAGATGGCTCTGCCGGATATGGCGCCCGACGGCCCGACGACGACGTCGCAGGCCTGGAACATCGACTGGGACCAGCAGAAGCGCATCCTGACAGCCTTCTTCAAGGGGCGCGGCCTTGGCGATTGCGGCGGTTGGAACAAGTGGCGGCTGGACAATGGCGGGGAGGGCCTTGTCTTCGCTCTCCTCGAAGCGCGCTCGAAGGACGACTGCGACGGCAATTACGACAACGGCCCGGAAAACTGGCCGGCGACGTGGCCGGTGGGCAAGAAGTGA
- a CDS encoding tetratricopeptide repeat protein, producing the protein MQTRIAIYAASLIVAVPLFAVPVFAAGGEAPTVPTCAKGQVYDQAKKKCVKQKAGYTDDNSLYLTGRQLALAGRYGEAISVLSLAANKSDPRILNYLGYSHRKMGRVTVGLGYYQEALKADPNYTLVREYLGEAHLQLGDVASARQQLSEIEKRCGKGCEEYAELSKQIDAFEKTKS; encoded by the coding sequence ATGCAAACCCGGATTGCCATCTATGCCGCTTCGCTGATCGTTGCAGTTCCGCTTTTTGCCGTGCCAGTGTTCGCCGCGGGCGGCGAGGCGCCGACGGTTCCGACCTGCGCGAAGGGGCAGGTCTACGATCAGGCGAAGAAAAAATGCGTCAAGCAGAAGGCCGGCTATACCGACGACAACAGCCTCTACCTGACCGGACGCCAGCTTGCCCTGGCCGGCCGTTATGGCGAGGCGATCAGCGTGCTGAGTCTGGCCGCAAACAAATCTGACCCGCGCATCCTGAACTATCTCGGCTATTCGCACCGGAAGATGGGCCGCGTGACTGTCGGACTCGGCTATTACCAGGAAGCGCTGAAGGCCGATCCGAACTACACGCTGGTACGCGAATATCTCGGCGAGGCGCATCTGCAGCTCGGCGATGTAGCATCGGCCCGCCAGCAGCTTTCGGAAATCGAAAAGCGCTGCGGCAAGGGCTGCGAGGAATATGCCGAACTGTCCAAGCAGATCGACGCCTTCGAGAAGACGAAGTCCTGA
- a CDS encoding PQQ-dependent sugar dehydrogenase, whose amino-acid sequence MSPTKTLASSAVLLGLLAGSSITPALAQQTFETQKAKILAETVVDGLENPWGLAFLPDGGAIVTERDGRMRIIADGKLSEPVAGVPQVAASGQGGLLDVALSPDFATDNLIFFSFSEPGEGGQGTAVARAKLVRDGASAKLEDLTTIFSMAKKTGTSHHFGSRLVFRPDGTLFITTGDRGQGDRAQDMQDSAGAVIRINADGSVPADNPDANGAKGLPILWSKGHRNLQGATFDPVINALVTVEHGAKGGDEINYPQAGKNYGWPVITYGVDYSGAKIGTGTEAPGFEQPQFYWDPSIAPSGLASYQGDMFPEWKGDLLVGSLKFGQLSRLERDDAGKITGEERMFEAEFGRIRDVNVAPDGSVWLLTDESDGAIIRLSAG is encoded by the coding sequence ATGAGCCCGACAAAAACCCTTGCCAGCTCCGCCGTCCTGCTTGGCCTCCTTGCAGGATCATCCATCACTCCGGCCCTCGCCCAGCAGACATTCGAAACGCAAAAGGCCAAAATCCTGGCCGAAACCGTCGTGGATGGCCTCGAAAATCCATGGGGTCTCGCTTTCCTGCCCGATGGCGGGGCAATCGTGACCGAGCGCGACGGCCGCATGCGCATCATCGCAGACGGCAAGCTGTCCGAGCCTGTAGCCGGAGTGCCGCAGGTGGCGGCAAGCGGACAGGGCGGCCTGCTCGATGTCGCGCTATCGCCCGACTTCGCCACCGACAACCTGATCTTCTTCTCATTCTCCGAACCCGGCGAAGGCGGCCAGGGCACGGCGGTTGCGCGCGCGAAACTCGTCCGCGACGGCGCAAGCGCAAAGCTCGAAGACCTCACCACCATCTTCTCCATGGCGAAGAAGACCGGCACGTCGCACCATTTCGGCTCGCGGCTGGTCTTCCGGCCTGACGGCACCCTGTTCATCACCACGGGCGACCGCGGCCAGGGCGACAGGGCGCAGGACATGCAGGACAGCGCTGGCGCCGTGATTCGCATCAACGCCGACGGGTCTGTCCCTGCGGACAATCCCGATGCCAACGGTGCGAAAGGCCTTCCCATCCTTTGGTCGAAGGGCCACCGCAATCTGCAGGGCGCGACCTTCGATCCGGTCATAAATGCGCTGGTCACCGTCGAGCACGGCGCAAAAGGCGGCGACGAGATCAACTATCCGCAAGCCGGCAAGAACTATGGCTGGCCGGTCATCACCTATGGCGTCGATTACTCCGGCGCAAAGATCGGCACCGGCACCGAAGCCCCCGGCTTCGAGCAGCCGCAATTCTATTGGGACCCTTCCATCGCACCATCCGGCCTCGCCAGCTATCAGGGCGACATGTTTCCTGAATGGAAAGGCGACCTGCTCGTCGGCTCGTTGAAATTCGGCCAGTTGTCGCGGCTTGAGCGCGACGATGCCGGCAAGATCACCGGCGAAGAACGCATGTTCGAAGCTGAGTTCGGCCGCATCCGCGACGTCAATGTTGCGCCCGACGGCTCGGTCTGGCTGCTGACCGACGAAAGCGACGGCGCGATCATCCGGCTATCCGCCGGCTAG
- the greA gene encoding transcription elongation factor GreA: MNKVPMTAAGFATLKEELRWRQQDERPRIIEAISEARSHGDLSENAEYHAAKESQSLNEGRVNELEDLIARAEVIDISKLSGDKIKFGATVRLVDEDTEEEKTYQIVGDQEADVKSGRISISSPIARALIGKEVGETIEVNAPGGPRGYEVVAVQFI; this comes from the coding sequence ATGAACAAGGTCCCGATGACCGCCGCCGGATTCGCAACGCTGAAGGAAGAGCTGCGGTGGCGCCAACAGGACGAGCGTCCGCGCATCATCGAGGCAATCTCGGAGGCGCGCTCGCATGGCGACCTTTCGGAAAATGCGGAATATCATGCCGCCAAGGAGTCGCAGAGCCTGAATGAAGGCCGGGTCAACGAACTCGAAGACCTGATCGCGCGCGCCGAAGTCATCGATATCTCCAAGCTGTCCGGCGACAAGATCAAGTTTGGCGCCACCGTTCGGCTGGTCGACGAGGATACCGAAGAGGAAAAGACCTACCAGATCGTCGGCGACCAGGAGGCTGACGTTAAGTCTGGCCGCATCTCCATCTCCTCACCGATCGCGCGGGCGCTGATCGGCAAGGAAGTCGGCGAAACCATCGAGGTCAATGCGCCCGGCGGGCCACGTGGTTATGAGGTTGTCGCAGTCCAGTTCATCTGA
- a CDS encoding glycosyltransferase family 4 protein produces MSTVEVIAPNLKQRLSGVTSTIIQLVPVQARTLGIATIGPGLPDSLPKMRWWQLSSLRTRPKSGRDRIWHARRNTEMVAGLLLRDVLRAPLKLVFTSAAQRDHRPFTKWLIRQMDAVIATGEKSASFLKVPHTVVMHGVDLDVFRPPAGDDDAFAASGLPGKYAVGCFGRVRHQKGTDLFVDVMIALLPHHPDWTAVITGRVTAEHKAFADELKERIANAGLTDRIRFLGEVDDIKPWYRRVSLYVAPSRNEGFGLTPLEAMASQTAVVASDAGAYAEMIVQGETGALVPAGDGNALREAIRPYLADPALTETHGINALAEVRARFPLEREAEGVRRVYDHVWAMR; encoded by the coding sequence ATGTCGACGGTCGAGGTGATCGCTCCCAATCTCAAGCAGCGCCTTTCCGGTGTGACCAGCACGATCATCCAGCTGGTGCCGGTGCAGGCACGCACGCTGGGCATCGCTACGATCGGTCCCGGCCTGCCTGACAGCTTGCCCAAGATGCGCTGGTGGCAGCTTTCCAGTCTGAGGACACGGCCGAAATCCGGCCGGGATCGCATCTGGCATGCGCGCCGCAATACGGAAATGGTCGCGGGTCTGCTGCTGCGGGATGTGCTGCGCGCGCCTTTGAAACTCGTCTTCACCTCGGCTGCGCAACGCGACCACCGGCCTTTCACCAAATGGCTGATCCGGCAGATGGATGCCGTGATCGCCACCGGTGAGAAGTCGGCAAGTTTTTTGAAAGTTCCCCATACCGTTGTCATGCATGGCGTCGACCTCGACGTGTTCCGTCCCCCAGCGGGCGACGACGACGCGTTTGCGGCCTCCGGCCTGCCTGGCAAATACGCTGTCGGTTGCTTCGGACGCGTGCGGCACCAGAAGGGCACCGACCTGTTCGTGGATGTGATGATCGCATTGCTGCCGCATCATCCGGACTGGACGGCGGTGATAACCGGCCGCGTCACGGCGGAACACAAGGCGTTTGCCGACGAACTCAAGGAACGTATCGCCAATGCTGGACTTACCGACCGCATCCGGTTTCTCGGCGAGGTGGACGACATCAAGCCGTGGTATCGCCGCGTCTCGCTCTATGTCGCGCCGTCGCGCAATGAAGGTTTCGGGCTGACGCCGCTGGAGGCGATGGCCTCGCAGACGGCGGTGGTGGCGAGCGATGCGGGCGCCTATGCCGAAATGATCGTGCAGGGCGAGACCGGCGCGCTTGTGCCGGCCGGCGACGGCAATGCGCTGCGCGAGGCGATCCGGCCGTATCTTGCCGATCCGGCTTTGACCGAAACACATGGCATCAATGCGCTGGCCGAAGTCCGGGCGCGGTTTCCGCTCGAGCGCGAGGCCGAGGGCGTGCGCCGCGTCTACGACCATGTCTGGGCCATGCGATGA
- a CDS encoding glycosyltransferase family 25 protein, with product MNAEAFIIHLQRAEGRRPQVEALKATLPLTVNVIDAVDGLKLSESDIDAVYRRNVHRPRYPFELRAAEVGCFLSHRKAWQEIVDRGLDAGLIVEDDVQPEGEGFREALTMALKTIKSGDYIRFPYRSHTDKGREVAGWTGAMLVESDHVGLGMQMQLVGRDAAAELLKATEIFDRPVDTTIQMRWLTKARILAVSPVCIRQIDHLLGGTVVQKKSKPLTEVISREIKRAWYRLAIWAIVEKRKLASR from the coding sequence ATGAACGCCGAGGCCTTCATCATCCATCTTCAGCGTGCCGAAGGGCGGCGGCCGCAGGTCGAGGCGCTGAAGGCCACGCTTCCGTTGACGGTGAATGTCATTGATGCGGTCGATGGGCTGAAGCTGAGCGAGAGCGACATCGACGCCGTCTATCGCCGCAACGTCCATCGCCCGCGCTACCCGTTCGAGCTTCGTGCCGCCGAGGTCGGATGTTTCCTGTCGCACCGCAAGGCATGGCAGGAGATCGTCGATCGCGGGCTCGATGCCGGCTTGATCGTCGAGGACGACGTTCAGCCGGAAGGCGAGGGCTTTCGCGAGGCGCTGACCATGGCGCTGAAAACGATCAAGTCCGGTGACTACATCCGCTTTCCCTATCGCAGCCACACCGACAAGGGCCGGGAGGTCGCCGGCTGGACCGGCGCCATGCTGGTCGAGTCGGATCATGTCGGGCTCGGCATGCAGATGCAGCTTGTCGGGCGCGATGCGGCGGCGGAATTGCTGAAAGCGACCGAGATTTTCGACCGACCGGTCGACACGACCATCCAGATGCGCTGGCTGACCAAGGCGCGCATTCTTGCCGTGTCGCCCGTCTGCATCCGCCAGATCGATCATCTGCTCGGCGGAACGGTCGTGCAGAAAAAGTCCAAGCCGCTGACCGAGGTGATTTCGCGCGAGATCAAGCGGGCTTGGTATCGCCTGGCGATCTGGGCGATCGTCGAAAAGCGCAAGCTCGCGAGTCGTTAG
- a CDS encoding glycosyltransferase: MSEALRIFIGWDSREPIAYEVAKATALKNSSIPLDIQPIKLDDLVAKGLYSRDIDPLASTEFTYSRFFTPHLAGYEGWALFCDCDFLFFGDLADLRNYQNPSKAVLCAKHDYQPKDGVKMDGKVQTSYPRKNWSSFMFFNSAHPSTRQLTPELINSQTGAYLHRMQWAADDEIGDLPIEWNWLEGWNEKPAKGLPKAVHFTSGGPWFKDWQDVDYGDEWRTEALKIDPAFKPI, from the coding sequence ATGAGTGAAGCATTGAGAATCTTCATTGGCTGGGATTCCCGCGAACCGATCGCTTATGAGGTCGCCAAAGCGACAGCCTTGAAAAACTCCTCCATTCCGCTGGATATCCAGCCGATCAAGCTCGATGATCTCGTCGCCAAGGGCCTCTATTCGCGCGACATCGACCCGCTGGCTTCGACCGAATTCACCTATTCCCGCTTTTTCACGCCGCATCTTGCCGGCTATGAAGGCTGGGCGCTTTTCTGCGACTGCGACTTCCTGTTCTTCGGCGATCTCGCCGACCTGCGGAACTATCAGAACCCGTCCAAGGCCGTTCTCTGCGCCAAGCACGACTATCAGCCCAAGGATGGCGTGAAGATGGATGGCAAGGTGCAGACCAGCTATCCGCGCAAGAACTGGTCGTCCTTCATGTTCTTCAACAGCGCGCATCCTTCGACGCGCCAGCTGACCCCGGAATTGATCAACAGCCAGACCGGCGCCTATCTGCATCGCATGCAGTGGGCAGCCGACGACGAGATCGGCGACCTGCCGATTGAATGGAACTGGCTCGAAGGCTGGAACGAAAAGCCGGCCAAGGGCCTGCCCAAGGCCGTCCACTTCACGAGCGGCGGCCCATGGTTCAAGGACTGGCAGGACGTCGACTATGGCGACGAGTGGCGCACTGAGGCGCTGAAGATCGACCCGGCATTCAAGCCGATCTGA
- a CDS encoding glycosyltransferase family 29 protein — MPSAPSKRMVIVGNGPLSRDFSAEVDSADFVIRFNEPKASIGMSGVRTDRLIMANSGKPMQRRLEDPALIESPIFRATKELMFAYHPHIIARYFRRPNILSQLKGRRTDWTLPAIEKFGAAGKEIRIMPPQFYMEGCRVLGVPADKMHEVFPSTGFFGIWHALEHYSAQEWRIEVCGFTWQGWQRHAWADERRWVGEQVDQGRIVLIDEGVN, encoded by the coding sequence ATGCCGTCCGCTCCGTCAAAACGCATGGTTATCGTCGGCAACGGCCCGCTGTCGCGCGACTTTTCCGCCGAGGTCGACAGTGCCGATTTCGTCATCCGCTTCAACGAGCCGAAGGCCTCGATCGGCATGAGCGGCGTCCGCACCGACCGGCTGATCATGGCCAATTCCGGCAAGCCGATGCAGCGCCGGCTCGAGGATCCCGCGCTGATCGAATCGCCGATCTTCCGCGCGACGAAGGAGCTGATGTTTGCCTATCACCCGCACATCATCGCGCGCTACTTCCGCCGGCCCAACATCCTGTCGCAGCTGAAAGGCCGCCGCACCGACTGGACCTTGCCCGCGATCGAGAAATTCGGCGCCGCCGGCAAGGAAATCCGCATCATGCCGCCACAATTCTATATGGAGGGCTGCCGCGTCCTCGGCGTTCCAGCCGACAAGATGCATGAAGTGTTTCCCAGCACCGGCTTTTTCGGTATCTGGCATGCGCTTGAGCATTATTCTGCCCAAGAGTGGCGTATAGAGGTCTGCGGCTTTACATGGCAGGGATGGCAACGTCATGCCTGGGCCGACGAGCGGCGCTGGGTTGGCGAACAGGTCGACCAGGGCCGCATTGTCCTCATCGACGAGGGCGTCAATTAG